From Pseudorca crassidens isolate mPseCra1 chromosome 15, mPseCra1.hap1, whole genome shotgun sequence, one genomic window encodes:
- the PPP1R3D gene encoding protein phosphatase 1 regulatory subunit 3D codes for MFRDPGSAVLPAAAGFRKPAPRSLSCLSDLDGGAARESRPCRPPGSPGSAPPPPAPSGCDPCLRPIILRRARSLPSLPERRRKGAGAQGAACRPGCSRQNRVRFADALGLELAQVKVFNAGDDPSVPLHVLSRLAINSDLCCSSQDLEFTLQCLVPDFPPPVETPDFGERLGRQLVCLERVTCSDLGVSGTVRVRNLAFEKQVVVRYTFSDWRSVHEAVARWRGPAGTEGAEDVFTFGFPVPPFLLELGSRVHFALRYCVAGAEYWDNNDGRDYSLTCRNHALHMPRGECEESWIHFI; via the coding sequence ATGTTCAGAGACCCAGGCTCCGCGGTCCTCCCCGCCGCCGCCGGTTTCCGGAAGCCCGCCCCGCGGAGCCTCAGCTGCCTCTCGGACCTGGACGGCGGCGCGGCCCGGGAGTCGCGGCCCTGCAGGCCCCCCGGGAGCCCGGGcagcgcgccgccgccgcccgcgccgTCCGGCTGCGACCCCTGCCTGCGGCCCATTATCCTAAGGCGGGCGCGCTCGCTGCCCAGCTTGCCTGAGCGCCGCCGTAAGGGCGCAGGCGCGCAGGGCGCTGCGTGCCGGCCGGGCTGCAGCCGGCAGAACCGCGTGCGCTTCGCCGACgctctgggcctggagctggcgCAGGTCAAGGTGTTCAACGCGGGCGACGACCCGTCCGTGCCGCTGCATGTGTTGTCGCGGCTCGCCATCAACTCGGACCTGTGCTGCAGCAGCCAGGATCTGGAGTTCACCCTGCAGTGCCTGGTGCCTGACTTCCCGCCGCCCGTCGAGACCCCTGACTTCGGCGAGCGCCTGGGGCGGCAGCTCGTGTGTCTGGAGCGCGTCACCTGCTCAGACCTGGGCGTCAGCGGTACGGTGCGCGTGCGCAACCTGGCCTTCGAGAAGCAGGTGGTGGTGCGCTACACGTTCTCCGACTGGCGCAGCGTGCACGAGGCTGTGGCACGGTGGCGCGGGCCGGCGGGCACTGAGGGCGCCGAGGACGTCTTCACCTTCGGCTTCCCGGTGCCGCCCTTCCTGCTGGAGCTCGGCTCCCGCGTGCACTTCGCGCTGCGCTACTGTGTGGCCGGCGCCGAGTACTGGGACAACAACGACGGCCGCGACTACAGCCTCACGTGCCGCAACCACGCGCTGCACATGCCGCGCGGGGAGTGCGAGGAGAGCTGGATTCACTTCATCTGA